One region of Etheostoma spectabile isolate EspeVRDwgs_2016 chromosome 21, UIUC_Espe_1.0, whole genome shotgun sequence genomic DNA includes:
- the acbd4 gene encoding acyl-CoA-binding domain-containing protein 4 isoform X4, translating into MWCDGVCVRDAWRRLGEMSRERAMAAYVDEMKNVAQEVIDSIPMTEKTASLFHHFEPLYLVIDDMPRPPESLLTLREGLKGSEHADRPTEIKDEEPGGPEEDSSLPDGSDPDPGFSLSEVIDLTGNTISNDSGVCEGLVLTSDSESEIFCDSVDTVEQLDDITVPVPVKTNGFHNGHESLESSPVRSLQLEGGLEARQVGAGQGGEGAEDGKGPGPNRRSRASGREGSSHNWRERGVPQGGPRWGPPGGGEGAGRGGGDGSEGGADRLQDAQLQQQIMLALRRLRDDMRSVMERLEVVERLAATHAQSSEWRPCLQCSASKEQEEKWWLFDVSGQTVVLFLVWPFVAQGLVYLLRRAQRKGRISS; encoded by the exons ATGTGGTGTGATGGTGTCTGTGTCAGGGATGCCTGGAGACGCCTGGGAGagatgagcagagagagagccaTGGCAGCATACGTGGACGAGATGAAGAATGTAGCACAGGAG GTCATCGACAGCATACCCATGACTGAGAAGACGGCCTCGCTCTTCCACCACTTCGAGCCTCTCTACCTGGTGATTGACGACATGCCGCGGCCTCCGGAGTCCCTGCTCACACTCAGAGAAG GTCTGAAAGGCAGTGAGCATGCTGACAGGCCGACAGAGATCAAGGATGAAGAGCCTGGTGGCCCTGAGGAAGATTCTTCTCTTCCAGACGGGTCCGACCCAGATCCCGGGTTTAGCCTGTCTGAGGTCATCGACCTCACTGGCAACACCATCTCCAATG aCTCTGGTGTGTGTGAGGGTTTGGTGTTGACCAGCGACTCTGAGAGCGAGATCTTCTGTGACTCGGTGGATACGGTGGAGCAACTGGACGACATCACG GTTCCAGTTCCAGTCAAGACCAATGGTTTTCACAACGGCCATGAGTCGCTGGAGTCCTCTCCTGTCCGCAGCCTTCAGCTGGAGGGGGGTCTGGAAGCCCGACAGGTCGGGGCCGGGCAAGGTGGAGAGGGGGCCGAGGATGGGAAGGGTCCGGGTCCCAACAGGAGGAGTCGGGCCTCCGGCCGGGAAGGTTCCTCCCACAACTGGAGAGAGC gcggCGTTCCTCAGGGCGGTCCTCGTTGGGGGCCCCCgggcgggggggagggggccgGCCGAGGCGGAGGCGACGGATCGGAGGGGGGGGCTGACAGGCTGCAGGACGCCCAGCTCCAGCAGCAGATCATGCTGGCCCTGCGGAGGCTCCGGGACGACATGAGGAGTGTGATGGAGCGGCTGGAGGTGGTGGAGAGGCTCGCTGCCACACAC gcccaGAGTTCAGAGTGGAGACCGTGTCTACAGTGTTCCGCCTCAAAAGAGCAG GAGGAGAAGTGGTGGCTGTTTGACGTGTCGGGTCAGACCGTCGTCCTCTTCCTGGTCTGGCCGTTTGTTGCCCAGGGTCTGGTCTACCTGCTGAGGAGAGCGCAGAGGAAAGGTCGCATATCTTCATGA
- the acbd4 gene encoding acyl-CoA-binding domain-containing protein 4 isoform X2 translates to MLRFYSLYKQAVCGPCTVSRPGFWDPVGRYKWDAWRRLGEMSRERAMAAYVDEMKNVAQEVIDSIPMTEKTASLFHHFEPLYLVIDDMPRPPESLLTLREGLKGSEHADRPTEIKDEEPGGPEEDSSLPDGSDPDPGFSLSEVIDLTGNTISNDSGVCEGLVLTSDSESEIFCDSVDTVEQLDDITVPVPVKTNGFHNGHESLESSPVRSLQLEGGLEARQVGAGQGGEGAEDGKGPGPNRRSRASGREGSSHNWRERGVPQGGPRWGPPGGGEGAGRGGGDGSEGGADRLQDAQLQQQIMLALRRLRDDMRSVMERLEVVERLAATHAQSSEWRPCLQCSASKEQEEKWWLFDVSGQTVVLFLVWPFVAQGLVYLLRRAQRKGRISS, encoded by the exons ATGCTGCGTTTCTACAGTCTGTACAAGCAGGCGGTGTGTGGACCCTGTACGGTGTCTCGACCTGGCTTCTGGGACCCAGTGGGCCGCTACAAAtg GGATGCCTGGAGACGCCTGGGAGagatgagcagagagagagccaTGGCAGCATACGTGGACGAGATGAAGAATGTAGCACAGGAG GTCATCGACAGCATACCCATGACTGAGAAGACGGCCTCGCTCTTCCACCACTTCGAGCCTCTCTACCTGGTGATTGACGACATGCCGCGGCCTCCGGAGTCCCTGCTCACACTCAGAGAAG GTCTGAAAGGCAGTGAGCATGCTGACAGGCCGACAGAGATCAAGGATGAAGAGCCTGGTGGCCCTGAGGAAGATTCTTCTCTTCCAGACGGGTCCGACCCAGATCCCGGGTTTAGCCTGTCTGAGGTCATCGACCTCACTGGCAACACCATCTCCAATG aCTCTGGTGTGTGTGAGGGTTTGGTGTTGACCAGCGACTCTGAGAGCGAGATCTTCTGTGACTCGGTGGATACGGTGGAGCAACTGGACGACATCACG GTTCCAGTTCCAGTCAAGACCAATGGTTTTCACAACGGCCATGAGTCGCTGGAGTCCTCTCCTGTCCGCAGCCTTCAGCTGGAGGGGGGTCTGGAAGCCCGACAGGTCGGGGCCGGGCAAGGTGGAGAGGGGGCCGAGGATGGGAAGGGTCCGGGTCCCAACAGGAGGAGTCGGGCCTCCGGCCGGGAAGGTTCCTCCCACAACTGGAGAGAGC gcggCGTTCCTCAGGGCGGTCCTCGTTGGGGGCCCCCgggcgggggggagggggccgGCCGAGGCGGAGGCGACGGATCGGAGGGGGGGGCTGACAGGCTGCAGGACGCCCAGCTCCAGCAGCAGATCATGCTGGCCCTGCGGAGGCTCCGGGACGACATGAGGAGTGTGATGGAGCGGCTGGAGGTGGTGGAGAGGCTCGCTGCCACACAC gcccaGAGTTCAGAGTGGAGACCGTGTCTACAGTGTTCCGCCTCAAAAGAGCAG GAGGAGAAGTGGTGGCTGTTTGACGTGTCGGGTCAGACCGTCGTCCTCTTCCTGGTCTGGCCGTTTGTTGCCCAGGGTCTGGTCTACCTGCTGAGGAGAGCGCAGAGGAAAGGTCGCATATCTTCATGA
- the acbd4 gene encoding acyl-CoA-binding domain-containing protein 4 isoform X1, translating into MPVLAMAEPVLDHQKRFQAAVDVIHNLPKNGSYQPSYDVMLRFYSLYKQAVCGPCTVSRPGFWDPVGRYKWDAWRRLGEMSRERAMAAYVDEMKNVAQEVIDSIPMTEKTASLFHHFEPLYLVIDDMPRPPESLLTLREGLKGSEHADRPTEIKDEEPGGPEEDSSLPDGSDPDPGFSLSEVIDLTGNTISNDSGVCEGLVLTSDSESEIFCDSVDTVEQLDDITVPVPVKTNGFHNGHESLESSPVRSLQLEGGLEARQVGAGQGGEGAEDGKGPGPNRRSRASGREGSSHNWRERGVPQGGPRWGPPGGGEGAGRGGGDGSEGGADRLQDAQLQQQIMLALRRLRDDMRSVMERLEVVERLAATHAQSSEWRPCLQCSASKEQEEKWWLFDVSGQTVVLFLVWPFVAQGLVYLLRRAQRKGRISS; encoded by the exons GTTCGTACCAGCCGTCCTATGACGTCATGCTGCGTTTCTACAGTCTGTACAAGCAGGCGGTGTGTGGACCCTGTACGGTGTCTCGACCTGGCTTCTGGGACCCAGTGGGCCGCTACAAAtg GGATGCCTGGAGACGCCTGGGAGagatgagcagagagagagccaTGGCAGCATACGTGGACGAGATGAAGAATGTAGCACAGGAG GTCATCGACAGCATACCCATGACTGAGAAGACGGCCTCGCTCTTCCACCACTTCGAGCCTCTCTACCTGGTGATTGACGACATGCCGCGGCCTCCGGAGTCCCTGCTCACACTCAGAGAAG GTCTGAAAGGCAGTGAGCATGCTGACAGGCCGACAGAGATCAAGGATGAAGAGCCTGGTGGCCCTGAGGAAGATTCTTCTCTTCCAGACGGGTCCGACCCAGATCCCGGGTTTAGCCTGTCTGAGGTCATCGACCTCACTGGCAACACCATCTCCAATG aCTCTGGTGTGTGTGAGGGTTTGGTGTTGACCAGCGACTCTGAGAGCGAGATCTTCTGTGACTCGGTGGATACGGTGGAGCAACTGGACGACATCACG GTTCCAGTTCCAGTCAAGACCAATGGTTTTCACAACGGCCATGAGTCGCTGGAGTCCTCTCCTGTCCGCAGCCTTCAGCTGGAGGGGGGTCTGGAAGCCCGACAGGTCGGGGCCGGGCAAGGTGGAGAGGGGGCCGAGGATGGGAAGGGTCCGGGTCCCAACAGGAGGAGTCGGGCCTCCGGCCGGGAAGGTTCCTCCCACAACTGGAGAGAGC gcggCGTTCCTCAGGGCGGTCCTCGTTGGGGGCCCCCgggcgggggggagggggccgGCCGAGGCGGAGGCGACGGATCGGAGGGGGGGGCTGACAGGCTGCAGGACGCCCAGCTCCAGCAGCAGATCATGCTGGCCCTGCGGAGGCTCCGGGACGACATGAGGAGTGTGATGGAGCGGCTGGAGGTGGTGGAGAGGCTCGCTGCCACACAC gcccaGAGTTCAGAGTGGAGACCGTGTCTACAGTGTTCCGCCTCAAAAGAGCAG GAGGAGAAGTGGTGGCTGTTTGACGTGTCGGGTCAGACCGTCGTCCTCTTCCTGGTCTGGCCGTTTGTTGCCCAGGGTCTGGTCTACCTGCTGAGGAGAGCGCAGAGGAAAGGTCGCATATCTTCATGA
- the LOC116671582 gene encoding uncharacterized protein LOC116671582, producing QLRGGGRRKGRQRGGVKGGEQTIPKKEKRDEKETGVKVGETTEGTDVLSGEEEDEKDMGNVTDHGAKEFEKDNRRRTTLARNAPQLCPNSFFCSDHQIHATYPRPPTVSNPPSHLRPHNQARGHPTVPFWICPTRLPNLYHQPDWNQSVPVRYRKTRGGRTRAVSMNLDLELCRSEDRIRGCRAERVEVIRVIEGTPGQHGCVGVPQGSIVGPGSIEQKDPLPHLVQDSPRLSSTSSGWIDQSSQGSQAVVLRRSALGPRDKTRAWRRHTVVV from the coding sequence CAactacgggggggggggaggaggaaaggaaGACAAAGGGGAGGGGTCAAAGGGGGAGAACAAACCAttcctaaaaaagaaaaaagggatgaaaaggAAACTGGGGTGAAAGTTGGAGAGACCACAGAGGGGACAGATGTATTGTCtggggaggaagaggatgagaagGACATGGGAAACGTAACAGACCACGGTGCAAAAGAATTTGAGAAGGACAACAGGCGGAGAACAACCTTGGCAAGAAATGCACCGCAACTTTGTCCAAACAGTTTCTTCTGCTCAGACCATCAGATCCATGCCACATACCCGAGACCCCCAACAGTGTCTAATCCTCCTTCCCATTTGAGGCCTCACAATCAGGCCAGAGGACACCCCACAGTCCCTTTCTGGATCTGCCCCACCAGGCTTCCAAACCTTTACCATCAGCCAGACTGGAACCAGTCAGTGCCAGTCCGCTACAGGAAGACAAGAGGTGGGAGAACAAGGGCGGTTTCCATGAATCTAGACCTTGAGCTGTGCAGGAGTGAGGACAGAATCCGAGGGTGTAGAGCAGAGAGGGTGGAGGTGATCAGAGTCATTGAGGGTACACCAGGTCAGCATGGCTGTGTTGGGGTTCCTCAGGGATCAATTGTGGGTCCTGGGTCAATTGAGCAAAAGGATCCCCTCCCTCATCTTGTCCAGGATTCTCCCCGTCTCTCCTCCACTTCCTCTGGATGGATAGATCAGAGCTCCCAGGGATCTCAGGCTGTGGTCCTGAGGAGATCGGCCCTGGGCCCACGGGACAAGACCAGAGCGTGGCGTCGTCACACGGTGGTTGTTTAA
- the acbd4 gene encoding acyl-CoA-binding domain-containing protein 4 isoform X3 produces MPVLAMAEPVLDHQKRFQAAVDVIHNLPKNGSYQPSYDVMLRFYSLYKQAVCGPCTVSRPGFWDPVGRYKWDAWRRLGEMSRERAMAAYVDEMKNVAQEVIDSIPMTEKTASLFHHFEPLYLVIDDMPRPPESLLTLREDSGVCEGLVLTSDSESEIFCDSVDTVEQLDDITVPVPVKTNGFHNGHESLESSPVRSLQLEGGLEARQVGAGQGGEGAEDGKGPGPNRRSRASGREGSSHNWRERGVPQGGPRWGPPGGGEGAGRGGGDGSEGGADRLQDAQLQQQIMLALRRLRDDMRSVMERLEVVERLAATHAQSSEWRPCLQCSASKEQEEKWWLFDVSGQTVVLFLVWPFVAQGLVYLLRRAQRKGRISS; encoded by the exons GTTCGTACCAGCCGTCCTATGACGTCATGCTGCGTTTCTACAGTCTGTACAAGCAGGCGGTGTGTGGACCCTGTACGGTGTCTCGACCTGGCTTCTGGGACCCAGTGGGCCGCTACAAAtg GGATGCCTGGAGACGCCTGGGAGagatgagcagagagagagccaTGGCAGCATACGTGGACGAGATGAAGAATGTAGCACAGGAG GTCATCGACAGCATACCCATGACTGAGAAGACGGCCTCGCTCTTCCACCACTTCGAGCCTCTCTACCTGGTGATTGACGACATGCCGCGGCCTCCGGAGTCCCTGCTCACACTCAGAGAAG aCTCTGGTGTGTGTGAGGGTTTGGTGTTGACCAGCGACTCTGAGAGCGAGATCTTCTGTGACTCGGTGGATACGGTGGAGCAACTGGACGACATCACG GTTCCAGTTCCAGTCAAGACCAATGGTTTTCACAACGGCCATGAGTCGCTGGAGTCCTCTCCTGTCCGCAGCCTTCAGCTGGAGGGGGGTCTGGAAGCCCGACAGGTCGGGGCCGGGCAAGGTGGAGAGGGGGCCGAGGATGGGAAGGGTCCGGGTCCCAACAGGAGGAGTCGGGCCTCCGGCCGGGAAGGTTCCTCCCACAACTGGAGAGAGC gcggCGTTCCTCAGGGCGGTCCTCGTTGGGGGCCCCCgggcgggggggagggggccgGCCGAGGCGGAGGCGACGGATCGGAGGGGGGGGCTGACAGGCTGCAGGACGCCCAGCTCCAGCAGCAGATCATGCTGGCCCTGCGGAGGCTCCGGGACGACATGAGGAGTGTGATGGAGCGGCTGGAGGTGGTGGAGAGGCTCGCTGCCACACAC gcccaGAGTTCAGAGTGGAGACCGTGTCTACAGTGTTCCGCCTCAAAAGAGCAG GAGGAGAAGTGGTGGCTGTTTGACGTGTCGGGTCAGACCGTCGTCCTCTTCCTGGTCTGGCCGTTTGTTGCCCAGGGTCTGGTCTACCTGCTGAGGAGAGCGCAGAGGAAAGGTCGCATATCTTCATGA